One window of the Ictidomys tridecemlineatus isolate mIctTri1 chromosome 11, mIctTri1.hap1, whole genome shotgun sequence genome contains the following:
- the Psrc1 gene encoding proline/serine-rich coiled-coil protein 1 isoform X1 produces the protein MEGLEEDVKFIVDETLDFGGLSPSDSREEEDTAVLVTPEKPLRRGLSHRSDPNAVAPAPQGVRFSLGPLSPEKLEEILDEANRLAAQLEQCALQDRESSGQGPRPLRGKPSPRRETFVLKDSPVRDLLPNVSSLAWSTPSPSSLTPRLRSSDKKGSARALRVTPGKRPSNVKRESPTCNLLPASKSPASSPLVQSTPPLRGKAGPNARATARPPTHVRQALAPQPSTSNSQRHSRPQGTATKASSRLPVPSAIPRPSSRMPLTSRSVPPGKGALPPDSVSTRKGPLRPSTAGHKVPISQRPNLPAASATRSNLQPPRKIAVPGPTRQWSLLVC, from the exons ATGGAGGGTTTGGAGGAAG ATGTCAAGTTTATTGTGGATGAGACCTTGGACTTTGGAGGTCTGTCCCCATCTGACAG TCGTGAGGAGGAAGATACAGCAGTATTGGTGACTCCAGAGAAACCACTCCGACGGGGCCTCTCCCACCGAAGTGACCCAAACGCAGTGGCCCCTGCACCCCAGGGTGTGAGGTTCAGCTTAGGCCCTCTTAGTCCAGAGAAGCTGGAAGAGATCCTCGATGAAGCCAACCGGCTGGCAGCTCAGTTGGAGCAGTGTGCCCTACAGGATCGGGAGAGCTCAGGTCAGGGCCCACGGCCTCTCCGAGGGAAGCCCAGCCCTCGACGGGAAACCTTTGTGCTGAAGGACAGCCCTGTCCGAGACCTGCTACCCAATGTCAGCTCTTTGGCTTGGAGTACACCCTCCCCAAGCAGCCTGACACCTCGGCTCCGGAGCAGTGATAAGAAGGGGTCAGCCAGGGCGCTTAGAGTGACACCTGGAAAGAGGCCCTCCAATGTGAAGAGG gaatCACCCACTTGCAATCTGTTGCCTGCATCCAAAAGCCCAGCATCATCTCCTCTTGTACAATCAACTCCTCCACTCCGGGGCAAGGCTGGGCCCAATGCAAGGGCAACAGCAA GGCCACCTACCCATGTCAGACAAGCCTTGGCTCCACAGCCTTCAACCAGCAACTCTCAACGCCATTCTCGGCCACAGGGGACAGCTACTAAGGCTTCCAGTCGACTCCCTGTTCCTTCAGCTATCCCCAGGCCCTCTAGCCGAATGCCACTCACCAGCCGGAGTGTACCACCTGGCAAAGGTGCCCTCCCTCCGGATTCTGTGTCAACTCGGAAAGGGCCTCTAAGACCAAGCACTGCAGGGCACAAAG TTCCTATTTCCCAGCGACCAAACCTTCCTGCTGCTAGTGCCACTCGCAGCAATCTGCAGCCTCCTAGGAAAATTGCAGTCCCTGGACCTACCAG ACAATGGAGCCTCCTTGTCTGCTGA
- the Psrc1 gene encoding proline/serine-rich coiled-coil protein 1 isoform X2 encodes MEGLEEDVKFIVDETLDFGGLSPSDSREEEDTAVLVTPEKPLRRGLSHRSDPNAVAPAPQGVRFSLGPLSPEKLEEILDEANRLAAQLEQCALQDRESSGQGPRPLRGKPSPRRETFVLKDSPVRDLLPNVSSLAWSTPSPSSLTPRLRSSDKKGSARALRVTPGKRPSNVKRESPTCNLLPASKSPASSPLVQSTPPLRGKAGPNARATARPPTHVRQALAPQPSTSNSQRHSRPQGTATKASSRLPVPSAIPRPSSRMPLTSRSVPPGKGALPPDSVSTRKGPLRPSTAGHKVPISQRPNLPAASATRSNLQPPRKIAVPGPTR; translated from the exons ATGGAGGGTTTGGAGGAAG ATGTCAAGTTTATTGTGGATGAGACCTTGGACTTTGGAGGTCTGTCCCCATCTGACAG TCGTGAGGAGGAAGATACAGCAGTATTGGTGACTCCAGAGAAACCACTCCGACGGGGCCTCTCCCACCGAAGTGACCCAAACGCAGTGGCCCCTGCACCCCAGGGTGTGAGGTTCAGCTTAGGCCCTCTTAGTCCAGAGAAGCTGGAAGAGATCCTCGATGAAGCCAACCGGCTGGCAGCTCAGTTGGAGCAGTGTGCCCTACAGGATCGGGAGAGCTCAGGTCAGGGCCCACGGCCTCTCCGAGGGAAGCCCAGCCCTCGACGGGAAACCTTTGTGCTGAAGGACAGCCCTGTCCGAGACCTGCTACCCAATGTCAGCTCTTTGGCTTGGAGTACACCCTCCCCAAGCAGCCTGACACCTCGGCTCCGGAGCAGTGATAAGAAGGGGTCAGCCAGGGCGCTTAGAGTGACACCTGGAAAGAGGCCCTCCAATGTGAAGAGG gaatCACCCACTTGCAATCTGTTGCCTGCATCCAAAAGCCCAGCATCATCTCCTCTTGTACAATCAACTCCTCCACTCCGGGGCAAGGCTGGGCCCAATGCAAGGGCAACAGCAA GGCCACCTACCCATGTCAGACAAGCCTTGGCTCCACAGCCTTCAACCAGCAACTCTCAACGCCATTCTCGGCCACAGGGGACAGCTACTAAGGCTTCCAGTCGACTCCCTGTTCCTTCAGCTATCCCCAGGCCCTCTAGCCGAATGCCACTCACCAGCCGGAGTGTACCACCTGGCAAAGGTGCCCTCCCTCCGGATTCTGTGTCAACTCGGAAAGGGCCTCTAAGACCAAGCACTGCAGGGCACAAAG TTCCTATTTCCCAGCGACCAAACCTTCCTGCTGCTAGTGCCACTCGCAGCAATCTGCAGCCTCCTAGGAAAATTGCAGTCCCTGGACCTACCAG GTAA
- the Psrc1 gene encoding proline/serine-rich coiled-coil protein 1 isoform X3 translates to MEGLEEDVKFIVDETLDFGGLSPSDSREEEDTAVLVTPEKPLRRGLSHRSDPNAVAPAPQGVRFSLGPLSPEKLEEILDEANRLAAQLEQCALQDRESSGQGPRPLRGKPSPRRETFVLKDSPVRDLLPNVSSLAWSTPSPSSLTPRLRSSDKKGSARALRVTPGKRPSNVKRESPTCNLLPASKSPASSPLVQSTPPLRGKAGPNARATARPPTHVRQALAPQPSTSNSQRHSRPQGTATKASSRLPVPSAIPRPSSRMPLTSRSVPPGKGALPPDSVSTRKGPLRPSTAGHKVPISQRPNLPAASATRSNLQPPRKIAVPGPTR, encoded by the exons ATGGAGGGTTTGGAGGAAG ATGTCAAGTTTATTGTGGATGAGACCTTGGACTTTGGAGGTCTGTCCCCATCTGACAG TCGTGAGGAGGAAGATACAGCAGTATTGGTGACTCCAGAGAAACCACTCCGACGGGGCCTCTCCCACCGAAGTGACCCAAACGCAGTGGCCCCTGCACCCCAGGGTGTGAGGTTCAGCTTAGGCCCTCTTAGTCCAGAGAAGCTGGAAGAGATCCTCGATGAAGCCAACCGGCTGGCAGCTCAGTTGGAGCAGTGTGCCCTACAGGATCGGGAGAGCTCAGGTCAGGGCCCACGGCCTCTCCGAGGGAAGCCCAGCCCTCGACGGGAAACCTTTGTGCTGAAGGACAGCCCTGTCCGAGACCTGCTACCCAATGTCAGCTCTTTGGCTTGGAGTACACCCTCCCCAAGCAGCCTGACACCTCGGCTCCGGAGCAGTGATAAGAAGGGGTCAGCCAGGGCGCTTAGAGTGACACCTGGAAAGAGGCCCTCCAATGTGAAGAGG gaatCACCCACTTGCAATCTGTTGCCTGCATCCAAAAGCCCAGCATCATCTCCTCTTGTACAATCAACTCCTCCACTCCGGGGCAAGGCTGGGCCCAATGCAAGGGCAACAGCAA GGCCACCTACCCATGTCAGACAAGCCTTGGCTCCACAGCCTTCAACCAGCAACTCTCAACGCCATTCTCGGCCACAGGGGACAGCTACTAAGGCTTCCAGTCGACTCCCTGTTCCTTCAGCTATCCCCAGGCCCTCTAGCCGAATGCCACTCACCAGCCGGAGTGTACCACCTGGCAAAGGTGCCCTCCCTCCGGATTCTGTGTCAACTCGGAAAGGGCCTCTAAGACCAAGCACTGCAGGGCACAAAG TTCCTATTTCCCAGCGACCAAACCTTCCTGCTGCTAGTGCCACTCGCAGCAATCTGCAGCCTCCTAGGAAAATTGCAGTCCCTGGACCTACCAGGTAA